GAGTCCAAGCCGGAGCTAAAGCCGGGTTTAAAAAAGTCTCAGATTTTCAAGACAATCTCCACCAGACTTTTTTCTTATATTCTCTTTTttcttataattttgttttcagcgAGTCGGATCCAGAGAACTATGAGCAGCAGTATTCCCAGATCAAGACATTCATTGAAAATACAGTGGCACCTTTCAAGGTATATTATTGGTGTGTAATATGCGATTCAAGTAAAATGAGTCACACTTTAGACCTAAATATAAGAAAAGGCTGTTGcaaaaatatttattgaatAAAAGATCTtcattagaattttttttttttcttatgacACAAATATCTCTCAGGGATGAGATTCCTCCATTTTAAAACGGAATTCCAGGATTTTTTTTGGCcctaataaaataaattctaaAAGAAATGATATATAACCATATaatatgtagttttcgagaaagaagtaatttttccacgaatttgatttcgagacctcggatgtagaatttgaggtctcaaaatcaagcatctaaaagcacacaacttcctgtgacaagggtgtttttttctttcattaatatctcgcaactttgacgaccgattgagctcaaattttcacaggcttgtttttttatgcatatattgagatacactaactatgaagactagtctttgacaattaccaatagtgtccagagtctttaagctattttttctttctgtacagGATGAGCTGAATTTGCTTCTCTACCCGTTGTTTATCCATCTCTTTCTGGACATGATAACAAATGGCCACAAGTCAGCAGGTGGGTTCATACCATagagttacatgtatatataagaactagagggcgcactggcctatatacgcgctccggcatgcgcgcaagcagccattttctaagttgacaaaactggcatcccacagcgtgtgtttgtgcgccattttgtaagttgatcaaaacagcatcgcgcagcgttcaataaacatttccttTTCAACGCGCATACATAAtggcgcgcgcgtgtctccttgcggtacTGTCGcctttgtgcaagaagcatcacccgtgcgccctctagttgttataatataactctatggttcatACACAGGTTGTGTTTACGCTTCCCAGAACATTATCAGTACGTACGATTATTTAAATACAAAGACTCACGGAAGacgatttgttgttgttatctTCTGCATGCAGTCTATTCATTTCTACATTATAAGGCTTTGCATATAGAAGAACACCCTTGGGTGCCCAAGACAAGAGTATTCCATTTACTTTGCCCATACAACTTTTATTTCCCCTCAAACCATTAAGAAGTCATCATTCCGGGAAtgagacaaaaaaacacatcctTGAGTCCAGATAGGTCCCTAACCACAGACTCCACACCCTCCTCGGTATTCTAGGAATAGCCACTACTACCACAATGACCTTCTCACCACTAAGCTCTGGGTGAGAGTTCGGACATGACTAATAATGACATCACAACACACCATAACTAAGtaaagcactggacacgtttggtaattgtcaaagaccaatattttcacatggtgtatcccaacatatgcattaaataacaaacctctgaaaatttgggctcaattggtcatcaaagttgcaagagaataatgaaagaaaaagacagtgtgttgcacaaatttgtgtgctatcagatggaTAACAGCTGAAGCcttgtttataatttgaggGAGAAACTaattctcaaaaaccatgtcacttcagagggagcggtttctcacaatattttacactatcaacagctctccattgtgcgttaccaagtaagtttttatggtgacacttgttttgagtaattaccaatagtgtccagtgcctataaaagGAATTACTTAGCTGTCCGATAAACAGCTTTGTGACAATTTGAAGATTATCGTCTCTCAAAAAGAAAATGTCATGTCATGATTCCAACAGCTCATAGCCTTGACAGCAACCACTACGAGTccttcaattggtcatcaaagttacaagagaataatgaatgaaaataaaaacacccttgttgcacaaatgtgtgcgctttcagatgcgtaataGCTGAAGCcttgtttataatttgagggagaaattacctctttctcaaaaactatgtcacttcagaggaagacGTTTCTCACATATTTTATACTTTCAGTActgtacactatcaacagctctccattgcttgttaccaagtaattttttatgctaacacttattttgagtaattaccaatagtgtccagtgcctctaaaagGAATTACTTTGCTGTCCGGTGAACAGCTTTGTGACAACTTAAAGATAATCGTCTTTCATAAAGAAAATGTTGTGTCCTGATTCCAACAGCTCATAGCCTTCACAGCAAACACTGTGAGTCCTTCTTGGATACCAGCGGACAGCGAGAGTTAGTGCAGAGTTTGACCGGCGTGATGAACAGCATGGATCTCTTGACCAATGACCACCTGACGGCATTTAGGTTTGTTTGTTACACTCTCCAAACTTAGAGGGGGCTGTGTTCCCTTGTACGAagcagtgcccaatttcatagcgctgcttaacggtaagcaaacttttgtgcttactgtagcaggtgcaagcgtatttcacaggttagcaagaaaatttggCAGCCACCTCgcgcgttcaccatggattaCAGTTAGCATCGCTATGACTGTTCATTATATGTTTGTTTTACCGACCACAGAGACAGCAAGTATGTCATTCCAATGAGCCAGGAAGCAGTGCAATTTCTCCTCCGCTATTTACAAAGTCAAGACAACTCCATGCTTCTTAAAGTCTTCAATCTCCACATCCAAATagaaggtaatttctcaacCATAAATatgtttataggatttgaggcattgcatggtgaggtatcaatatatatttggtttgcggtaacaccctgTGTTTATCtactacttgccaggtagagtttgttcttagagaaaaGTCTTGCTTTattactaccgcggagtagatgttcgggggttcgggagacttctcagttctgaaaagaactgtcctgcttttttaactattacctgagcgaatggtatagaaaataggctgggactactactttagcttataggatcatgaTTAACTATgttacaagggaaactgactgtgtaAAATTCTGAAATAAATGAAGTTGCATCCCCtttaggtgatcccctggctgccgcttcccaggttgtattgtaaacttagggtgtgatccctggttacACGACAGTTATCggtttagccttcaagaaagaaggTGTAACGTCACTACttattgttttgcatttataccataagtccttttggttggtgagcAGTTTGTAAACGGCTAATTCCCTTTTTATCAaaaaagtattctcacttagtgaatcccaacatatgcctcaagtaacaaatctgtgaaaattgtgaatcaattggtaatcaaaattgcaagagaacaatgaaagaacaacccttgttgcacatgtgtgtgctttcagaggcctaaaaaaggcttcaagtCTTTTATtggattcaaatatttgagtgagaaattatattacctctttctcaaaaactacgttgttTCAGAGGGattcatttctcacaatgtgttatactatcaacagctctccgttgcttgctaccaagaaagttttgatgctaataattgttttgattaattaccagtaagtgtccagtgcctttaaacatttgtCATCCCCAGTGCGAGGAGCAACGACCGTGTCATCCAATCCCCACAGTGATAACGGATCCCAGGCTGTCAATCCCACCCTCCCTCCCTCAGACAACCACTCCACCTCCTCAGAAGAAGATAAAGCCAAGGAACGAGCTGCTCTGGCAGAGAATATTGAGAAAGTTAACAAGGGTCCGCCAACTCTACCGTCGATCCTGCTGTACACATTCGCAAATGCATACCAAAGGTATTGTTTAGACCCCTGGCATTGCCCGCCATCAATGATGGTACACTGTacagtttataaaaaacagtcaGTACAAATTTTACATATTTTACATAAAAAGAATGAAATACATGTATCACATTGTAGTTCGTTGAAGCATAAACTCACGCAGCAAATTTGTGACAGTATAAGGCCGTATCCGaaatggcgacttcggctacagctactcttacagctacggctagatcagtgcGTCTGTCAGCAGTCAGTGttaaagaataggcagacgcgcgcgatctagccgtagctgtagccaaagttgcGTTTCAGACACGGCCTAATATTCAAAAAAggacaaattgttttaaagaaaaaagcATTTTATCTCTCTATCTTTAATTCCCATCAGACTCAGTTGTGCCACATTGTCGGCAGATAATTCCCTTCTCTGTGGCGGTTTTGAAGACTCCTCCATCCAGTTGTGGAGTTTGACCTCAAAGAAGCTGCGAGAATCACCTCATGATGTCGACATCTCTAAGGTCCACATAGCTGGGGATTATATGGAGGGCCAGGTGTATGAAGACAGGTAAATGGTTCTTGTAAtttggcttaaagccattggaccctttcggtaaacagtattgtccaaggcccacacttcgtgtgtcacaacttctatatcaaataacaaacctgtgaaaatttaggctcaatcggtcatcggagtcgggagaaaataacgggaaaacccacccttgtatccgcgcatttcgccgtgtcatgacatgtgtttaaaataaatccgtaattctcgctatcgaaaattgatattgttttactgttttctcaaaaagtaaagcatttcatggaataatatttcaagagaagtctttcaccactaccttctgtaaaccctgtaagttatttgtaaatctgtgaacttctgtaccgaaagggtccaatggctttaaaaggtagTGTCATCGTTTGGTTTTTGTTcaacgtttttttttgcatcgcccgtaacgagaaatgtcttgcaccaagactagcgcgtagtatccAAGAAAccaccggttataaacagagctccagctggtcattatcaaccgtttaaacacccccacatgaagCACTCTCCACcgataggaatagcaaaactgtctgagatatttatgaatCTACTTTCGaaacgtctttctaaccataagcattttataacaaatggttttcaaacgcttttcattggccaactcgaccgatccaaggcaacgtgttcctttaaaaaaaatactttttcaaaaatgaCATAACGATGATTCCTTGCAGTGTCGGCAGTGAGAGCAGAATCCTAAGGGGGCACTCGGGACCTGTGTACGGTACGTGTCTGATGCCGGATAACAAGGTGCTGTTGTCGTGCTCTGAAGATACCACAGGTAGGACACAGAGGTCaagccccaatttcatagagctgctaagcacaaaagtttgcttagaatgaaatttcttccttcataaaaacaggattaccaaccaaagttTCATTTTTgcttattgcttgttactggtatttagctgttgtttgctgattctgaaaatcacgtggaaatttagttggtaatcttgtttttatgaatgcaacaattttggtgcttagcagctctatgaaattgggccctgattgggTCATCTAGGGGTCAACCGATTCTGATTGTTCATCTGAGAAATGTAATTTAGGGGTTCTCCATTAGCcccttttgaggtatggtggacactatatgagtgcactgtttggttgggtgtatacagacggATTTACCCAAAACTACTAGTGTCATATGAGCCaccatttctcaaaatggcttGTGGCACCTATTCTGTTAACAACAAATAACATCGACTAAAATCGACCAGACGCATTCAAGGGAAAAGCAGATCACTATGCCTGTAatcatgcctgatacttcacggacgcaacaaaggcgattgccttcgtgccccctggtcattgcctcggtgccctcaAATTGCTCTTGTAgacatgtacaatttcctcttaGAGTACCCTTTACCGagagaaaataccttggtgcccttgccctttcaaaaactaagcatacagACCTGCCTGTTCTTAAATCACACATGGACAAAAGGTTGGTTCCTGTCTCACTCATGGATTTTTACGCGGGGAGTCTGCTGCCAGCTAGAGTCCCAACTCTGCC
The DNA window shown above is from Asterias amurensis chromosome 18, ASM3211899v1 and carries:
- the LOC139950348 gene encoding TAF5-like RNA polymerase II p300/CBP-associated factor-associated factor 65 kDa subunit 5L; amino-acid sequence: MKRVNSEQIQTAVLSYLKRRQFIDSSSETFSKKSLRLTEPLSVMATEAAIKRETGVLNVISCTTCESDPENYEQQYSQIKTFIENTVAPFKDELNLLLYPLFIHLFLDMITNGHKSAAHSLHSKHCESFLDTSGQRELVQSLTGVMNSMDLLTNDHLTAFRDSKYVIPMSQEAVQFLLRYLQSQDNSMLLKVFNLHIQIEVRGATTVSSNPHSDNGSQAVNPTLPPSDNHSTSSEEDKAKERAALAENIEKVNKGPPTLPSILLYTFANAYQRLSCATLSADNSLLCGGFEDSSIQLWSLTSKKLRESPHDVDISKVHIAGDYMEGQVYEDSVGSESRILRGHSGPVYGTCLMPDNKVLLSCSEDTTVRAWNLDTLSNVAVYRGHNYPIWGIESSPMGLYFATASKDNTARLWTAERTFPLRIFVGHLMDVDCVKFHPNCKYLATGSSDKTIRLWNIHDGKTVRLFNGHRGTVLALAISPDGRYVASAGEDRRVKLWDIGSGSLVKELRGHTDSVYSLAFSPDSSMLSTGGIDNTLRIWDVRHNYSATQSESGSATELLGSFSIKSTVLHYSQFTKCNLLTTAGVTSQS